A genome region from Jeongeupia sp. HS-3 includes the following:
- a CDS encoding rubredoxin, producing the protein MKKYMCLICGFIYDEADGRPEDGIAPGTPWNDVPPNWTCPDCGARKDDFEMIEI; encoded by the coding sequence ATGAAAAAGTATATGTGTTTGATTTGCGGCTTTATTTATGACGAGGCGGATGGCCGACCGGAAGACGGCATCGCCCCCGGCACGCCGTGGAACGACGTCCCGCCGAACTGGACCTGCCCCGATTGCGGCGCGCGCAAAGACGACTTTGAAATGATCGAAATCTGA
- a CDS encoding DUF1993 family protein, translated as MSLSYFQLSVPVYIRMLGNLSHLLDKASAYCSEHNIDEAVLLQSRIFPTMYPLVKQVQIATDQAKGSIGRLSGITPPKLDDDETSFGQLRERIGAVLSYLETIPPDALDETASKTITMPWMPDNPMQGEFYLVNFAVPNVYFHITTVYNILRHNGVPIGKTDYIGEI; from the coding sequence ATGTCATTGAGTTATTTCCAGCTGTCGGTTCCGGTTTACATACGTATGCTCGGCAACTTGTCGCATCTGCTCGACAAGGCATCCGCTTACTGTAGCGAACACAATATCGATGAAGCGGTGCTGCTGCAAAGCCGGATTTTTCCGACCATGTATCCACTGGTGAAGCAGGTGCAGATCGCCACCGATCAGGCCAAGGGCAGCATCGGCCGGCTTTCGGGCATCACGCCACCCAAGCTCGATGACGATGAAACCAGCTTTGGCCAGTTGCGCGAGCGCATCGGCGCGGTGCTGAGCTACCTTGAAACCATTCCACCAGATGCGCTCGACGAGACCGCGAGCAAGACGATCACCATGCCGTGGATGCCCGATAACCCGATGCAGGGCGAGTTCTATCTGGTCAATTTCGCCGTGCCCAACGTCTATTTCCACATCACCACGGTGTACAACATTCTTCGCCACAATGGCGTGCCTATCGGCAAGACCGACTATATCGGTGAAATCTGA
- a CDS encoding CYTH domain-containing protein, which produces MAIEIERKFLLASDTWRSAVHASTRIAQGYLSTEPTRTVRVRLKGAAGFLTIKGKNEGIARAEFEYPIPAADAEALLALCPNVLDKTRHLVTVGTHLWEIDEFHGDNAGLIVAEIELEAFNSTFEQPDWLGVEVSDDPRYYNSALSERPYCRW; this is translated from the coding sequence ATGGCCATTGAAATCGAACGCAAATTCCTGCTCGCCTCCGACACCTGGCGCAGCGCCGTGCACGCATCGACGCGAATCGCCCAAGGCTATCTGAGCACCGAGCCGACTCGCACCGTGCGCGTGCGGCTGAAAGGCGCAGCAGGTTTCCTGACCATCAAGGGCAAAAACGAGGGCATCGCCCGCGCCGAGTTCGAGTACCCGATCCCGGCTGCCGACGCCGAGGCGCTGCTGGCCTTGTGCCCGAACGTACTCGACAAGACGCGTCACCTCGTCACCGTCGGCACCCATCTGTGGGAAATCGACGAATTTCACGGCGACAACGCCGGCCTGATCGTCGCCGAAATCGAGCTTGAAGCATTCAACAGCACCTTCGAGCAGCCAGACTGGCTCGGTGTCGAGGTATCCGACGACCCGCGTTATTACAACAGCGCGCTGTCCGAGCGGCCGTATTGCCGCTGGTAA
- a CDS encoding D-alanyl-D-alanine carboxypeptidase family protein codes for MKTALAALWRTLGIDESVLAEKRLCLFDDASELVLAEVGDDDREWRLTPAATAAWQAMRTAAAGEGITLRIASAWRGIDRQAELIRSKLDRGETIDAVLERLAPPGCSEHHTGCAVDIYQPGGPVLETAFDTTAAFVWLSAHAGDFGFVLSFPPGNSYGYIYEPWHWCYRVQT; via the coding sequence ATGAAGACCGCGCTCGCCGCGCTGTGGCGGACATTGGGCATAGACGAATCGGTGCTCGCCGAAAAACGGCTTTGCCTGTTCGATGATGCCAGCGAACTGGTGCTGGCCGAAGTCGGCGACGATGACCGCGAATGGCGACTCACACCGGCCGCCACGGCAGCATGGCAGGCGATGCGGACGGCCGCGGCCGGTGAAGGCATCACACTGCGAATTGCCTCGGCGTGGCGCGGCATAGACCGCCAAGCCGAGCTGATTCGCAGCAAGCTCGATCGCGGTGAAACCATCGATGCGGTACTCGAACGCTTGGCACCGCCCGGTTGCAGCGAACACCACACCGGTTGCGCGGTCGATATCTACCAGCCGGGCGGGCCGGTGCTGGAAACCGCCTTCGACACCACCGCCGCATTTGTCTGGCTGAGCGCGCATGCCGGCGACTTTGGCTTCGTGCTCTCGTTCCCGCCCGGCAATAGCTACGGCTATATCTACGAACCGTGGCATTGGTGCTATCGAGTGCAAACATGA
- the parC gene encoding DNA topoisomerase IV subunit A encodes MSEIDELPDTDSPKVPESSPADDGGKRRYISAEVSTQAPDDGESVQLGLYAERSYLEYAMSVVKSRALPQVEDGQKPVQRRLLYAMHEMGLTATTKPVKSARIIGDVLGKFHPHGDQSAYDALVRIAQDFSLRYPLVDGQGNFGSRDGDGAAAYRYTEARLSPIAELLLSELDAGTTDFIPNYDGAFEEPVLLPARLPMLLLNGASGIAVGMATEIPPHNLGEVADAAIAMIKQPGLDTAALLEYIQGPDLPGGGQIISSKKDIVAAYENGRGSLKTRARWEKEDLARGQWQMIVTELPHGTSTQKVLEEIEELTNPKIKKGKKALTQEQQQTKQLLLSVLDRVRDESGKDQPVRLVFEPKSSRQNPDELMTLLLANTSLETNLSINIVAIGRDGRPGQKSLRDLIAEWIAFRFDTVTRRTAYRLGKVNDRIHILEGRMVVFLNIDEVIRIIRESDEPKAALIARFNLSDRQAEDILEIRLRQLARLEGIKIEQELAALMIEKEGLEHLLGNTAAMQKLVVKEIEADRKRFADPRRTLIEEAEKAVVEVSVVDEPTTLILSEKGWMRSRQGHGIELVSQSFKDGDKLLAAIECRTVDNIALIGSDGRVYTIQAAVVPGGRGDGVPVTTLVDLAAKSRIVQLLTARSDEYVVIANSSAYGFACQFENLLSRQKAGKSFISVEEGETILKISTFVPRETSIVACLSKAGKLHLFPYSEFKQLAGGGRGVITMALDDKDELAGITVCDGETLKLTGAGRGGKTTELTLDANGMAPYVGKRARKGKPIALKLPGF; translated from the coding sequence ATGTCCGAAATCGACGAACTGCCCGACACCGACTCTCCCAAAGTCCCCGAATCCAGCCCGGCCGACGATGGCGGCAAGCGCCGTTACATCAGCGCCGAGGTTTCGACCCAAGCACCCGACGACGGTGAATCGGTTCAACTGGGCCTGTACGCCGAGCGCAGTTATCTTGAATACGCGATGAGCGTGGTCAAGAGCCGCGCGCTGCCGCAAGTCGAGGATGGCCAGAAACCGGTACAGCGCCGGCTTTTGTACGCGATGCACGAAATGGGGCTGACCGCGACCACCAAACCGGTGAAGTCGGCGCGCATCATCGGCGACGTGCTGGGTAAATTCCATCCGCACGGCGACCAGTCGGCCTATGACGCACTGGTACGGATCGCGCAGGATTTCTCCTTGCGCTATCCGCTGGTCGACGGCCAGGGCAACTTCGGCTCGCGCGATGGCGACGGGGCCGCCGCTTATCGTTACACCGAAGCGCGGCTGAGCCCGATCGCCGAATTGCTGCTGTCCGAACTCGACGCCGGCACCACCGACTTCATCCCCAACTACGACGGGGCGTTCGAAGAGCCGGTGCTGCTGCCGGCGCGTCTGCCGATGCTGCTGCTCAACGGCGCATCGGGCATCGCCGTCGGCATGGCGACGGAAATTCCGCCGCACAACCTTGGCGAAGTCGCCGACGCGGCGATTGCGATGATCAAGCAACCCGGTCTCGATACTGCCGCGCTGCTCGAATACATCCAGGGGCCGGATCTGCCCGGTGGTGGGCAGATCATTTCGTCGAAGAAGGACATCGTTGCCGCGTATGAGAACGGCCGTGGCAGCCTGAAAACGCGCGCGCGCTGGGAGAAGGAAGATCTTGCCCGCGGCCAGTGGCAAATGATCGTGACCGAGCTGCCGCACGGAACATCGACTCAGAAGGTGCTCGAAGAAATCGAGGAGCTGACCAATCCGAAGATCAAGAAGGGCAAGAAGGCGCTGACGCAGGAGCAGCAGCAAACCAAGCAGTTGCTGCTGTCGGTCCTCGACCGGGTACGCGACGAATCGGGCAAGGATCAGCCGGTGCGGCTGGTATTCGAACCGAAATCGTCGCGGCAGAATCCCGACGAACTGATGACGCTGTTGCTGGCCAATACCTCGCTGGAAACCAATCTGTCGATCAATATCGTCGCGATCGGCCGCGATGGCCGGCCAGGGCAAAAAAGCCTGCGCGATCTGATCGCCGAGTGGATCGCCTTCCGCTTCGACACCGTGACCCGACGCACCGCGTACCGGCTGGGCAAGGTCAACGACCGCATCCATATTCTTGAAGGCCGGATGGTCGTCTTCCTGAATATCGACGAGGTGATCCGCATCATCCGCGAATCGGACGAGCCCAAGGCGGCGCTGATTGCGCGCTTCAATCTCTCCGATCGCCAGGCCGAAGACATCCTCGAAATCCGCTTGCGCCAACTGGCAAGGCTCGAAGGCATCAAGATCGAGCAGGAACTGGCCGCGCTGATGATCGAGAAGGAAGGGCTCGAGCATCTGCTCGGCAATACCGCGGCGATGCAGAAGCTGGTGGTCAAGGAAATCGAAGCCGACCGCAAGAGATTCGCCGACCCGCGCCGGACGCTGATCGAAGAAGCCGAGAAGGCCGTGGTCGAAGTCAGCGTGGTCGACGAACCGACCACCCTGATTCTGTCCGAGAAGGGCTGGATGCGCTCGCGTCAGGGCCATGGCATCGAACTGGTCAGCCAGAGCTTCAAGGATGGCGACAAGCTGCTCGCGGCGATCGAATGCCGCACCGTCGACAATATCGCGCTGATTGGCTCGGACGGCCGCGTCTACACCATTCAGGCCGCCGTGGTGCCTGGTGGGCGTGGCGATGGCGTGCCGGTCACGACCTTGGTCGATCTGGCCGCCAAGAGCCGCATCGTCCAGCTGCTGACCGCGCGCAGCGATGAGTACGTGGTCATCGCCAATTCGTCGGCTTACGGCTTTGCCTGCCAATTCGAGAATCTGCTCAGTCGCCAGAAGGCCGGCAAGAGCTTTATCTCGGTGGAAGAGGGCGAAACCATCCTGAAAATCTCGACCTTTGTTCCACGTGAAACATCGATCGTCGCGTGCCTGTCAAAGGCCGGCAAACTGCACCTGTTCCCCTACAGCGAGTTCAAGCAGCTCGCTGGCGGCGGGCGTGGCGTGATCACCATGGCGCTGGATGACAAGGACGAACTGGCCGGGATCACCGTGTGCGATGGCGAAACGCTCAAGCTCACCGGCGCCGGGCGCGGCGGCAAGACGACCGAGCTGACGCTCGACGCCAACGGCATGGCGCCCTATGTCGGCAAACGCGCGCGCAAGGGCAAGCCGATCGCGCTGAAGCTGCCGGGGTTCTGA
- a CDS encoding chloramphenicol phosphotransferase CPT family protein: protein MSAGTVMLPQVIVLNGASSSGKSTLARGLQERLPEQYLYFGIDHVLSALPQSDWQRMCRGEQITRPGYDWAKLVRGYHYCLPALLQAGNRLIIDNGWCERDEKRELLTELAGYACVLVAVRCDPAIAQTREAVRGDRASGLAAWEAPRVHADWVYDLEVDTGIRTADDCADELAARLLEARHWRAAADSLEVLNLG from the coding sequence GTGTCTGCCGGTACTGTGATGTTGCCGCAAGTGATCGTCCTCAATGGCGCCAGTTCGTCGGGCAAGAGTACGCTCGCGCGCGGCCTGCAGGAACGACTGCCCGAGCAATACCTCTACTTCGGCATCGACCATGTCCTCTCGGCCTTGCCGCAATCGGACTGGCAGCGCATGTGCCGCGGTGAACAGATCACCCGGCCCGGTTACGATTGGGCCAAGCTGGTGCGCGGCTATCACTATTGCCTGCCGGCGCTGCTGCAGGCCGGCAACCGTTTGATCATCGACAACGGCTGGTGCGAGCGCGACGAAAAGCGCGAGCTGCTGACCGAGCTGGCCGGTTACGCCTGCGTGCTGGTGGCGGTGCGTTGTGACCCGGCCATCGCCCAGACGCGCGAAGCGGTGCGAGGCGATCGTGCGAGCGGACTGGCGGCGTGGGAAGCGCCGCGCGTGCACGCCGATTGGGTCTACGACCTCGAGGTCGATACCGGCATCCGTACCGCGGACGATTGCGCCGACGAACTCGCCGCGCGGCTGCTTGAAGCGCGGCATTGGCGTGCCGCAGCGGATAGTCTGGAAGTGCTGAATCTGGGCTGA
- a CDS encoding GyrI-like domain-containing protein yields the protein MITPWLEASPGVQQAVSRLPGWPFGGACGILGAYPASWSARMIAMSAPVPNYIPVQSRQPHRLIPCPRLERAVDRMMREMSSPLTLADLADAAHYSPWYLVRRFQTRYSTTPQAFLWKTRLETAASLLHWAPHLPIGEVARQVGFSSAATFSRAFHREFGFTPSAWRKGEPQTRDWLRETLGPQSYQPGGRIAGTEADYIWSFEEVAASMVLEEWPTMRCLYQREVGDYGSHLNEMWVQFANYCRRNQLDQSHWYGLIWNDPGTTPAGRRRYDTAVQIQPGTRIPRGFGECRILGGRWAVFRFKGTTDDIGPRWRDLMHVWFPRAGLTPDPSRPRLERYTADFGDGEIDLCLPVL from the coding sequence ATGATTACGCCGTGGCTTGAAGCGTCGCCAGGCGTGCAACAGGCCGTTTCCCGCCTGCCGGGCTGGCCGTTTGGCGGCGCTTGCGGCATCCTTGGAGCTTATCCGGCCTCCTGGTCGGCAAGGATGATCGCGATGAGTGCCCCGGTACCAAATTACATCCCCGTCCAGTCCCGTCAGCCGCACCGGTTGATTCCTTGCCCGCGGCTCGAGCGTGCGGTGGACCGGATGATGCGCGAGATGTCGTCGCCACTGACGCTGGCCGATCTGGCCGATGCCGCCCACTATTCGCCGTGGTATCTGGTACGTCGTTTTCAGACCCGCTACAGCACCACGCCACAGGCTTTTTTGTGGAAAACCCGGCTGGAAACCGCGGCATCCTTGCTGCATTGGGCGCCGCATCTGCCGATCGGTGAAGTGGCGCGGCAGGTTGGCTTTTCATCGGCAGCGACGTTCAGCCGGGCCTTTCATCGTGAATTTGGCTTTACCCCGAGCGCCTGGCGCAAGGGCGAACCACAAACGCGCGACTGGTTGCGCGAAACGCTCGGCCCGCAAAGTTATCAGCCCGGTGGCCGTATTGCCGGCACCGAGGCCGATTACATCTGGTCGTTCGAGGAAGTTGCCGCCAGCATGGTGCTGGAAGAATGGCCGACGATGCGCTGCCTGTATCAGCGCGAGGTGGGCGACTACGGCTCGCATCTGAACGAGATGTGGGTGCAGTTTGCCAATTACTGTCGTCGCAACCAGCTGGATCAAAGCCACTGGTACGGCTTGATCTGGAACGACCCGGGCACCACGCCGGCCGGGCGGCGCCGCTACGATACCGCGGTACAGATCCAGCCGGGAACGCGGATTCCGCGTGGCTTTGGCGAATGCCGGATTCTGGGCGGGCGCTGGGCGGTGTTCCGTTTCAAGGGCACAACCGACGACATCGGCCCGCGCTGGCGCGATCTGATGCATGTGTGGTTCCCGCGCGCCGGGCTGACGCCGGATCCGTCGCGGCCACGGCTGGAGCGTTACACCGCCGATTTCGGCGACGGCGAGATCGATCTGTGTCTGCCGGTACTGTGA
- a CDS encoding CopD family protein, whose translation MLWFKALHIIFVTSWFAGLFYLPRLFVNHAMASEPAEIARLALMEKKLLRFMTPLAVLALGFGIASWASYDFYAGPGWRWMHAKLALVALLIGYHGWCFKLVRDFAAGRNTRSHRWYRVFNEMPVLALFAIVILVVVKPF comes from the coding sequence ATGCTCTGGTTCAAGGCACTGCACATCATCTTCGTTACCAGCTGGTTCGCCGGGCTCTTTTACCTGCCGCGGCTGTTCGTCAATCATGCAATGGCTTCCGAGCCGGCCGAGATCGCCCGGCTGGCTTTGATGGAAAAGAAACTGCTGCGTTTCATGACGCCGCTGGCGGTGCTGGCGCTCGGTTTCGGCATCGCCAGCTGGGCGAGCTACGACTTCTACGCCGGCCCCGGCTGGCGCTGGATGCACGCCAAGCTCGCGCTGGTGGCGCTGTTGATCGGCTATCACGGCTGGTGCTTCAAGCTCGTGCGCGACTTTGCCGCCGGCCGTAACACCCGCAGCCATCGCTGGTATCGCGTGTTCAACGAAATGCCGGTGCTGGCGCTGTTTGCCATCGTCATTCTCGTTGTCGTCAAACCGTTCTGA
- a CDS encoding M48 family metallopeptidase, with the protein MKRQLTVIAAAAVVLLGGCQQVNTTGTGATNITRKQSMSMLVSEQQVVQMSAQSYVDTLNKAKSGGKLNTDAAMTRRVRAISDRIIPQTAVFRPDALKWQWEVNVEQSKELNAYCMAGGKIMFYSGIITQLKLSDDEIAQIMGHEIAHALREHARERMSSEYNKQLAMQGLSLLTGGKYDGVLGMADQLVAVGYSLPNSREHESEADVMGLELAARAGYNPQASVTLWQKMAAASQGGSPEFLSTHPSSNTRIRDLQAQIPKVEPLYLAAAKQYGKR; encoded by the coding sequence ATGAAACGTCAACTTACTGTTATTGCCGCCGCCGCGGTCGTGCTGCTTGGCGGCTGTCAGCAGGTCAATACCACCGGCACCGGTGCGACCAATATCACCCGCAAGCAAAGCATGAGCATGCTCGTATCCGAACAGCAGGTCGTGCAGATGTCGGCGCAGTCTTACGTCGATACGCTCAACAAGGCCAAGTCCGGCGGCAAGCTCAATACCGACGCCGCCATGACCCGGCGCGTGCGCGCCATTTCCGACCGGATCATTCCGCAAACGGCGGTGTTTCGTCCGGATGCGCTGAAGTGGCAATGGGAAGTCAATGTCGAGCAGAGCAAGGAACTGAACGCCTACTGCATGGCCGGCGGCAAGATCATGTTCTATTCGGGCATCATCACCCAGCTCAAGTTGTCCGACGATGAAATCGCCCAGATCATGGGCCACGAAATCGCCCATGCGCTGCGCGAACACGCACGCGAACGGATGAGCAGCGAGTACAACAAACAGCTGGCGATGCAGGGTCTTTCACTGCTGACCGGTGGCAAATACGATGGCGTGCTCGGCATGGCCGATCAGCTGGTCGCCGTCGGTTACAGCCTGCCGAACAGCCGCGAGCACGAATCCGAAGCCGACGTGATGGGGCTGGAGCTGGCCGCCCGCGCCGGTTACAACCCGCAGGCATCGGTGACGCTGTGGCAGAAAATGGCCGCCGCATCGCAAGGTGGCTCGCCGGAATTCCTCTCGACCCACCCATCGTCGAACACGCGGATCCGCGATCTGCAGGCACAGATCCCCAAGGTCGAACCGCTGTATCTGGCCGCAGCCAAGCAGTACGGCAAGCGCTGA
- a CDS encoding type IV pilin protein: protein MSTFANSRGFTLIELMIVVAIIGILAGIALPAYSDYVRRAQLPEAFTYLQDYRAKLEQFYQDNRNYGTSATCGNDGTANRVNFAPAGLKYFTFSCATSGTGQQAYTLTATGKSGTRADGHIFTANDANVRTTSKFKGGVLSPAKQCWLVGGSEC from the coding sequence ATGAGCACCTTCGCAAACTCGCGCGGCTTTACGCTGATCGAGCTGATGATCGTCGTCGCCATCATCGGCATTCTCGCCGGCATCGCCCTACCCGCTTATAGCGATTACGTCCGCCGCGCGCAATTGCCGGAGGCATTCACCTACCTGCAGGACTATCGCGCCAAACTTGAGCAGTTCTATCAGGACAATCGCAACTACGGCACCAGCGCGACCTGTGGCAACGACGGTACGGCGAATCGGGTCAATTTCGCGCCAGCGGGTCTCAAGTACTTCACCTTTTCCTGCGCCACCAGCGGCACCGGCCAGCAAGCCTACACGCTCACCGCAACCGGAAAATCCGGCACCAGAGCGGATGGGCATATCTTTACCGCCAACGATGCCAATGTGCGCACCACGTCCAAATTCAAAGGCGGCGTATTAAGCCCGGCCAAGCAATGCTGGCTGGTCGGAGGCAGCGAATGCTGA
- a CDS encoding hydroxymethylpyrimidine/phosphomethylpyrimidine kinase, with product MNAAPPLVLVFAANDPSGGAGMSADILTLAALGCHALPVISALTVHDSAGLQEFQPVDPEWLHDQARYVLEDAEVNAIKVGMVGSVENLTVLAEIAADYPEIPLILDPVLPGVHSDEMAADEYLAALRDLLVPHSLIVTPNQHEARLLASDDVDEQEDLPLDAAANRIIQLGCEYVLITGSQAQTPKVINALFSQNGRVRTDSWDRLPGRFHGAGATLSAAIAGALANDVELVQAVRDAQDFTWQTLKNAFRPGMGQPLPDRMFWARAGAEADETGAAEPEA from the coding sequence ATGAATGCCGCCCCGCCGCTTGTACTTGTTTTCGCCGCCAATGATCCATCCGGCGGTGCCGGGATGTCGGCCGATATACTGACGCTGGCCGCGCTCGGCTGCCATGCGCTGCCGGTGATTTCCGCGCTCACCGTGCATGACAGCGCCGGTTTGCAGGAGTTTCAGCCGGTCGATCCGGAATGGCTGCACGATCAAGCGCGCTATGTGCTTGAAGACGCCGAGGTTAATGCAATCAAGGTCGGCATGGTCGGCAGCGTCGAGAACCTGACCGTGCTGGCGGAAATCGCCGCCGATTACCCCGAAATCCCGCTGATTCTCGATCCGGTGCTGCCGGGTGTGCACAGCGACGAAATGGCCGCCGACGAATACCTGGCCGCGTTGCGCGATCTGCTGGTGCCACATTCGCTGATCGTTACGCCGAATCAGCATGAAGCACGGCTGCTGGCCAGCGACGATGTTGACGAACAGGAAGACCTGCCGCTCGATGCCGCCGCCAACCGCATCATTCAACTTGGCTGCGAATACGTGCTGATCACCGGCTCGCAAGCGCAGACGCCCAAGGTGATCAACGCGCTGTTCAGCCAGAACGGCCGCGTGCGTACCGACAGCTGGGATCGGCTGCCGGGGCGGTTTCACGGTGCTGGCGCGACCTTGTCGGCGGCGATCGCCGGGGCGCTGGCCAATGATGTCGAACTGGTGCAGGCGGTGCGTGATGCACAGGATTTCACCTGGCAAACGCTGAAAAACGCCTTCCGCCCGGGCATGGGCCAACCGTTGCCGGACCGGATGTTCTGGGCTCGCGCGGGCGCGGAAGCCGATGAAACCGGCGCTGCCGAGCCTGAGGCATGA
- a CDS encoding GNAT family N-acetyltransferase translates to MPEIRPARSDDAHALAILMHESVRKAGRAAYSEAECAAWSPAAPDPVHLAAGILDPDNIVLVAVDDGVVVGFGNLGPTPDHLDMLYVRHDRVDQGIGSRLIAALEAAARERGATELHTEASRLLRPRLARLGYALVEAEWVERNGVRIERFRMRKTL, encoded by the coding sequence ATGCCTGAAATCCGTCCGGCCCGCAGCGACGACGCCCACGCGCTGGCCATCCTGATGCATGAATCGGTCCGCAAGGCGGGCAGGGCGGCCTACAGCGAGGCCGAGTGTGCCGCGTGGTCGCCGGCCGCTCCCGATCCCGTGCACCTCGCCGCAGGCATCCTCGACCCCGACAACATTGTGCTGGTGGCGGTCGATGATGGCGTCGTCGTCGGTTTCGGCAATCTCGGCCCGACCCCGGATCACCTCGACATGCTCTACGTGCGCCACGATCGGGTCGATCAGGGCATAGGCTCGCGCTTGATCGCCGCACTCGAAGCCGCCGCCCGCGAGCGCGGCGCGACCGAGCTGCATACCGAAGCCAGCCGGCTATTGCGGCCCAGGCTGGCCAGGCTGGGCTATGCACTGGTCGAGGCCGAATGGGTAGAACGGAACGGCGTGCGGATCGAGCGCTTCAGGATGCGTAAAACGCTGTAG
- the hemL gene encoding glutamate-1-semialdehyde 2,1-aminomutase, protein MTLNEQLFDAAQKHIPGGVNSPVRAFGSVGGTPRFFNKGEGAYVWDEDGQRYIDYVGSWGPLILGHAYPPVIDAVIAAARDGLSFGAPTQREVELADLLCEMLPSLEQVRLVSSGTEATMSAIRLARGFTGRDKLVKFEGCYHGHADSLLVKAGSGLLTFGNPSSAGVPAAVAADTIVLPYNDVAALQALFAAEGDKIAAIIVEPVAGNMNLVKASAEFVAAMRTLTEQHGAVLIYDEVMTGFRVDLGCAQALHGIKPDLTCLGKVVGGGMPLAAFGGRADIMAKLAPLGPVYQAGTLSGNPVAVAAGLATLQAIRQPGFFADLSAKTASLASGLSAAARDAGVAFSAQSVGGMFGVYFSATPPQSFADVMASDRSRFNAFFHAMLAEGVYLAPSAFEAGFVSAAHSDADIAATIAAAARNFAE, encoded by the coding sequence ATGACTCTGAACGAACAACTTTTCGACGCCGCGCAAAAACACATTCCCGGCGGCGTGAATTCGCCGGTGCGCGCTTTCGGCTCGGTCGGCGGCACGCCGCGCTTTTTCAACAAGGGCGAGGGCGCCTACGTCTGGGATGAGGACGGTCAGCGCTACATCGATTACGTCGGCTCCTGGGGACCGCTGATCCTTGGCCACGCCTATCCGCCGGTGATCGACGCGGTGATCGCCGCCGCGCGTGACGGCCTGTCGTTCGGCGCACCGACGCAGCGCGAAGTCGAACTCGCCGACCTGCTGTGCGAGATGCTGCCTTCGCTCGAACAGGTGCGGCTGGTGTCGAGCGGCACCGAGGCGACGATGAGCGCGATCCGCCTGGCGCGCGGCTTCACCGGCCGCGACAAGCTGGTCAAATTCGAAGGTTGCTATCACGGCCACGCCGACAGCCTGCTGGTGAAAGCCGGCTCGGGGCTGCTGACCTTCGGCAACCCGTCGAGCGCCGGCGTGCCGGCCGCCGTGGCCGCCGATACCATCGTGCTGCCGTACAACGACGTTGCCGCGCTGCAAGCGCTGTTCGCCGCCGAGGGCGACAAGATCGCCGCGATCATCGTCGAACCGGTCGCCGGCAATATGAATCTGGTCAAGGCGTCGGCCGAATTCGTCGCCGCCATGCGCACACTGACCGAGCAACACGGCGCGGTGCTGATCTACGACGAAGTGATGACCGGTTTCCGCGTCGATCTCGGTTGCGCCCAGGCGCTGCACGGCATCAAGCCCGATCTGACCTGCTTGGGCAAAGTGGTTGGCGGCGGCATGCCGCTGGCGGCGTTCGGTGGCCGCGCCGACATCATGGCCAAGCTCGCGCCGCTCGGCCCGGTCTACCAGGCCGGCACGCTCTCGGGCAACCCGGTCGCCGTTGCCGCCGGCCTCGCTACCTTGCAGGCGATTCGCCAACCGGGCTTCTTCGCCGACCTCAGCGCCAAGACCGCCTCGCTGGCCTCCGGTTTGAGTGCCGCCGCGCGCGATGCCGGCGTGGCGTTCTCGGCGCAAAGCGTCGGCGGCATGTTCGGCGTCTATTTCAGCGCCACGCCACCGCAATCGTTCGCCGACGTCATGGCGTCCGACCGCAGCCGCTTCAATGCCTTCTTCCATGCCATGCTGGCCGAGGGTGTGTACCTGGCGCCATCGGCGTTCGAAGCCGGCTTTGTCTCCGCCGCGCATTCCGATGCCGACATCGCGGCAACCATCGCCGCCGCCGCACGCAACTTCGCGGAATAA